Proteins encoded by one window of Anopheles maculipalpis chromosome 2RL, idAnoMacuDA_375_x, whole genome shotgun sequence:
- the LOC126559507 gene encoding cysteine-rich venom protein 6-like, with the protein MKVFVVVMLGMVLLTGAAFADESEEKQNSSPESGEVNCAVEKCNGQYEEYKCCGKCYQETCQGTKIDCEKKCTKGCYCIKGFIREYEGGKCMPKRLCQIYLRRGFNSG; encoded by the exons ATGAAGGTATTTGTGGTTGTTATGCTCGGCATGGTGTTGCTGACCGGCGCAGCATTTGCGGATGAAtcggaagaaaagcaaaactccTCTCCAGAATCCGGCGAAGTAAACTGTGCGGTTG AAAAATGCAACGGACAGTATGAAGAGTATAAATGCTGCGGCAAGTGTTACCAGGAAACGTGTCAGGGCACCAAGATTGATTGCGAAAAGAAATGCACCAAAGGATGCTACTGCATTAAGGGATTCATCCGTGAGTACGAAGGAGGCAAGTGTATGCCGAAGCGTCTTTGCCAAATTTATCTACGCCGAGGCTTCAACAGCGGCTAA